A portion of the Bombus pascuorum chromosome 8, iyBomPasc1.1, whole genome shotgun sequence genome contains these proteins:
- the LOC132909492 gene encoding gastrula zinc finger protein XlCGF8.2DB-like, producing LLKIVRDDDAGFSHWGNDHDVLSSCEDFRIKNEDILLDPGQKFEGNEKVCDLCQEKFHFVTRLVAHLRIVHGIHRPFKCVTCGKTYPQQFMLNAHVKKSHTPKTIPCTECSFMGVNATDVERHTKRHHREMKFTCEICSENFVDKDSLMTHTTMHNFMQFQQCNACGTTFNDAYSLKEHNRLYHYDPTTLIQEKLETDSPQNITEHKCDVCGKIYKYKSVLKQHKVKAHGDMPNYERRRYLCALCGKELKTAKGLEIHNRSHTGEKPYTCEVCGKCFACETLLRTHNVTHTGERKYSCDQCGKAFTQRSTLVVHKRYHTGERPYVCPRCGKGFVTRTVLNTHMKSCR from the exons ttattgaaaattgtacGAGATGATGATGCTGGATTTAG CCACTGGGGCAACGATCACGACGTGCTTAGCAGCTGCGAAGATTTCAGAATCAAGAACGAGGATATTCTTCTCGATCCTGGACAAAA GTTCGAGGGGAACGAGAAAGTCTGCGACCTTTGTCAAGAAAAATTCCACTTCGTAACCAGATTAGTAGCTCATCTGAGGATCGTCCACGGTATCCATAGACCCTTCAAATGTGTCACGTGTGGGAAGACATATCCGCAGCAGTTTATGCTAAACGCTCATGTGAAAAAATCTCACACTCCTAAAACGATCCCTTGCACTGAATGCAGTTTCATGGGGGTGAATGCCACTGACGTGGAAAGACATACGAAACGACACCATCGAGAAATGAAGTTCACCTGTGAAATCTGTAGCGAGAACTTCGTAGACAAGGATTCCTTGATGACTCACACAACTATGCATAACTTTATGCAGTTTCAACAATGTAACGCTTGTGGTACTACGTTCAACGACGCGTACAG CCTAAAGGAGCACAACCGTTTGTACCACTACGATCCAACAACGTTGATTCAAGAGAAGCTCGAAACTGACAGTCCGCAGAACATCACGGAGCACAAATGCGACGTCTGTGGGAAGATTTACAAGTACAAATCGGTCTTGAAGCAACACAAAGTGAAAGCTCACGGTGATATGCCAAATTACGAGAGACGTCGATATTTGTGCGCTCTTTGCgggaaagaattaaaaaccGCAAAAGGCCTCGAAATTCACAATCGATCGCACACCGGCGAAAAGCCTTACACCTGCGAGGTGTGTGGCAAGTGTTTCGCCTGCGAAACACTGCTCAGGACTCATAATGTCACGCACACTGGCGAGAGAAAATATTCTTGCGACCAGTGTGGCAAAGCTTTCACGCAGAGATCCACGTTGGTCGTGCATAAACGTTATCATACCGGCGAACGACCGTATGTTTGTCCTCGATGTGGAAAAGGTTTCGTCACCAGGACTGTCCTGAACACTCACATGAAGTCCTGTCGTTGA